The Parcubacteria group bacterium genome has a window encoding:
- the ligA gene encoding NAD-dependent DNA ligase LigA, producing MDKKEAKNRIEKLRFEIDKMRYEYHVLDKPDVSDEIYDSLMQELRELEKQYPQFRSVDSPSQRIGGEPLDKFQKVRHKVRQWSLNDAFSIEEMKDWEERNRKLLEKSSVISHKSSVDYCCEIKIDGLKVVLTYENGFLVQSATRGDGIIGENVTEQIKTINSIPLRLNKDINIIVVGEVWMKRRDLERMNKEREKKGELLFANSRNAAAGSIRQLDPKVTAQRKLDSYIYDIEEVEGNFPKTQIEELELLKDLGFKINPNYKYCKTIEEIEAFFKSWEDRRNKQEYGIDGLVVKVNSRELQEKLGYTGKSPRFAIAYKFIPEKVTTVVEDIKVQVGRTGALTPVAHLRPVKVAGSTVSRATLHNEDEIRRLDVRIGDTIIIHKAGDVIPEVVEVLKNLRIGKEKIFHMPSKCPICGGGVKREEIGDLGKRNKNSQLSNPKSQLSASHYCLNKKCFAIEKENLIHFVSKKGFNIDGMGEKIVENLMNEGIISNMADIFELTEGDLKPLERFAEKSAKNLVEAIENAKKIEFPKFLYALGIRHVGEETALLVGKNISTLLCHSGLDLESTLQIYGNVDSRFRGNDKEKSIKNLNDLINYFPKISVEMWASIKGIGEKSAKSLSNWFSEKNNLELIKRMKKLGVEIIISNEPENASYKLDGKTFVLTGELKNFTRDVAKDMIRKKGGDVSSSVSKKTDYVLAGENPGSKYQKAKELGVKIINEGEFKELIK from the coding sequence ATGGACAAAAAAGAAGCCAAAAATAGAATAGAAAAACTGCGCTTTGAAATTGATAAAATGCGGTATGAATACCATGTTTTGGACAAGCCGGACGTTTCCGATGAAATTTACGATTCATTGATGCAGGAACTGAGGGAATTGGAAAAGCAATATCCTCAGTTTCGAAGTGTGGATTCTCCAAGCCAAAGAATAGGCGGAGAGCCACTGGATAAATTTCAAAAGGTTCGGCATAAAGTTAGGCAGTGGTCGCTGAATGACGCTTTTTCAATTGAAGAAATGAAAGATTGGGAAGAGAGAAATAGAAAATTATTGGAAAAGTCATCAGTCATCAGTCATAAGTCATCAGTAGATTATTGCTGTGAAATTAAGATTGATGGACTAAAAGTTGTTTTAACTTATGAAAACGGATTCTTGGTTCAATCAGCAACAAGGGGAGATGGTATTATAGGGGAAAATGTAACCGAGCAAATTAAAACAATTAACAGCATTCCCCTGAGATTGAATAAGGATATTAATATTATTGTTGTCGGAGAAGTCTGGATGAAAAGGAGAGACCTGGAAAGAATGAACAAAGAGCGGGAGAAAAAAGGAGAATTGCTTTTTGCTAATTCAAGAAATGCCGCGGCCGGATCAATTAGGCAGTTGGATCCTAAGGTAACCGCTCAAAGAAAATTGGATTCATATATTTATGATATTGAAGAAGTGGAAGGAAATTTTCCCAAAACTCAAATTGAAGAACTTGAATTACTGAAAGATTTAGGATTTAAAATTAATCCGAATTATAAATATTGCAAAACCATTGAAGAAATAGAAGCATTTTTCAAATCATGGGAAGATAGGCGCAACAAGCAAGAATATGGAATTGACGGATTAGTAGTCAAGGTGAATTCCAGGGAATTGCAAGAAAAATTGGGATATACCGGAAAATCTCCCCGTTTTGCTATAGCCTATAAATTTATTCCGGAAAAAGTTACGACTGTTGTGGAGGATATAAAAGTTCAAGTAGGAAGAACGGGCGCGCTCACTCCAGTAGCGCATCTTCGGCCGGTAAAAGTGGCCGGTTCAACTGTGAGCCGAGCGACGCTTCATAATGAAGACGAAATCAGGCGTCTGGATGTGAGAATCGGAGATACGATTATAATCCATAAAGCCGGCGATGTTATTCCGGAAGTAGTGGAAGTTTTGAAAAATCTTCGCATCGGCAAGGAAAAAATTTTTCATATGCCTTCAAAATGTCCGATTTGCGGAGGCGGGGTGAAAAGAGAGGAGATAGGAGATCTGGGAAAGAGAAATAAAAACTCTCAACTCTCAAATCCCAAATCTCAACTCTCAGCATCTCATTATTGCCTTAATAAAAAATGTTTTGCGATTGAAAAAGAAAACCTAATCCATTTTGTTTCCAAGAAAGGATTTAATATCGACGGGATGGGAGAAAAAATAGTTGAAAACCTGATGAATGAGGGGATAATTTCCAATATGGCCGATATTTTCGAATTGACCGAAGGGGATTTGAAACCGCTGGAAAGATTTGCTGAAAAATCAGCCAAAAATTTGGTAGAAGCGATTGAGAATGCCAAAAAAATAGAATTTCCAAAATTTCTCTATGCTTTGGGAATCAGGCATGTCGGAGAAGAAACTGCTCTGTTAGTTGGCAAAAATATCAGCACGCTTTTATGTCATTCCGGGCTTGACCTGGAATCTACGCTTCAGATTTACGGTAATGTAGATTCCCGCTTTCGCGGGAATGACAAAGAGAAATCAATTAAAAATCTAAATGACTTAATAAATTATTTTCCAAAAATTTCAGTGGAAATGTGGGCTAGTATTAAAGGCATAGGAGAGAAATCAGCTAAAAGTTTATCCAATTGGTTTTCTGAAAAAAATAATTTAGAATTAATAAAAAGAATGAAAAAATTGGGAGTAGAAATAATAATTTCTAATGAGCCAGAAAACGCAAGCTACAAACTCGATGGCAAGACTTTTGTCCTTACCGGAGAGCTTAAGAACTTTACAAGGGACGTTGCTAAGGATATGATTAGGAAGAAGGGAGGAGATGTTTCTTCGTCGGTTAGCAAAAAAACTGATTATGTTTTGGCAGGAGAAAATCCGGGGTCGAAGTATCAGAAAGCCAAGGAGCTAGGAGTTAAAATTATCAACGAAGGAGAGTTTAAGGAATTGATAAAATAG
- a CDS encoding efflux RND transporter periplasmic adaptor subunit — MKKWKKRTIWVVIVLALISGGIFYFSSKKTSTTYITEEAGRIDVKQTVSVTGEINPENIIDLGFKTSGIVKEMNVNVGDTVEKGQRLSKVDPSTLLAELEASNQDIEYYDETYDYMKDNKSTYEKEQREAQKALIRKAEALNRAARIKIGETYIYSPIAGTIIKRNADLGEIAIFNSTILTVAEGEMEIKSDVPESDIIKVSLGQKADISFDAFPSDVKFEANIIKIEPASTVIQDVVYYKVKLRLDNVDERIKPGMSCDVDIKTAEKKNVIAIPLRAVKTEGDKKYVEVLKDEKNNITEKVFVATGLEGDDGIVEISSGLKGGEKVITLTSEK; from the coding sequence ATGAAAAAGTGGAAAAAGCGAACAATCTGGGTAGTTATTGTTTTGGCTTTAATTAGCGGAGGAATTTTTTATTTCTCTTCGAAAAAAACCAGTACGACATATATAACCGAAGAGGCTGGAAGAATTGATGTAAAACAAACAGTTTCTGTAACAGGAGAAATTAATCCTGAAAACATAATAGATTTGGGATTCAAAACCAGCGGGATTGTGAAAGAAATGAATGTTAATGTCGGCGATACGGTAGAAAAGGGACAGCGCTTATCCAAGGTTGATCCAAGCACTCTTCTTGCTGAGCTCGAAGCTTCTAACCAAGATATTGAATATTATGACGAAACTTATGATTACATGAAGGATAATAAAAGCACTTATGAAAAAGAACAGAGAGAGGCTCAAAAAGCTTTGATTAGAAAGGCAGAAGCCTTGAATCGCGCGGCTCGGATAAAGATTGGTGAAACCTATATTTATTCTCCGATCGCCGGAACAATTATCAAGAGAAATGCCGACCTTGGAGAGATTGCCATTTTTAATTCAACTATTTTGACGGTGGCGGAAGGAGAAATGGAGATTAAATCTGATGTTCCTGAATCGGATATTATTAAAGTATCCTTGGGCCAGAAAGCAGACATTTCCTTTGATGCTTTTCCATCTGATGTAAAATTTGAAGCCAACATCATTAAAATAGAGCCGGCTTCAACAGTGATTCAAGATGTAGTTTATTACAAAGTAAAACTTAGACTGGATAATGTTGATGAGAGAATCAAGCCTGGAATGAGCTGCGATGTAGACATCAAAACCGCCGAAAAGAAAAACGTGATTGCCATTCCGCTTCGCGCTGTGAAAACTGAAGGCGACAAAAAATACGTGGAAGTTTTGAAAGACGAAAAAAATAATATTACTGAAAAAGTTTTTGTAGCCACCGGTCTTGAAGGAGACGATGGAATAGTGGAAATTTCTTCAGGACTGAAAGGCGGGGAAAAAGTGATAACGCTGACAAGCGAGAAGTAG
- the gatC gene encoding Asp-tRNA(Asn)/Glu-tRNA(Gln) amidotransferase subunit GatC, with the protein MILSKDEVKNIASLARIGIEDKEIEDYQKNLSEILDYFKELEGLDTNSIEPIGHITGRSDVSRKDERGEVARKEREDILNNAPERKDNYVKVKSVL; encoded by the coding sequence ATGATATTATCAAAAGATGAAGTAAAAAATATAGCCAGTCTCGCCAGAATTGGAATTGAAGATAAGGAAATAGAGGATTACCAAAAAAATCTTTCGGAGATTTTAGATTACTTCAAGGAGCTGGAAGGACTTGATACGAATAGCATCGAGCCGATAGGCCATATTACAGGGAGAAGCGATGTTTCCAGAAAGGATGAAAGGGGAGAAGTTGCTCGAAAAGAGCGCGAGGATATTTTGAATAACGCTCCGGAAAGAAAAGATAATTACGTGAAAGTAAAATCAGTACTATAA
- a CDS encoding ribonuclease HI family protein, which yields MEKIVMYTDGGSRNNPGPAGVGVYIETLHKQFGHYIGEKTNNEAEYEAVIFGLKKLKQLVGKDNLKDIWIENYLDSELVERQLNHVYKIKEEKIQKLFIEVWNLMLDFGKVSFYHIPREKNKIADKLVNQALDEEERQAKLI from the coding sequence ATGGAAAAGATTGTGATGTATACCGACGGCGGGTCGAGGAATAATCCCGGGCCGGCGGGTGTTGGTGTTTACATTGAAACATTGCACAAACAATTCGGACATTATATCGGAGAAAAGACCAACAATGAAGCCGAATACGAAGCGGTTATTTTTGGCTTGAAAAAGCTTAAACAATTAGTCGGAAAAGATAATTTGAAAGATATATGGATAGAAAATTATTTAGACAGTGAATTAGTGGAAAGACAGCTGAATCATGTGTATAAAATAAAAGAAGAAAAAATACAAAAACTATTCATCGAAGTTTGGAATTTGATGCTTGATTTTGGGAAGGTTTCATTTTATCATATACCAAGGGAAAAAAATAAAATTGCGGATAAATTAGTTAATCAAGCGCTGGATGAGGAAGAAAGACAAGCAAAACTCATCTAG
- a CDS encoding ABC transporter ATP-binding protein encodes MEKPIIAVENLCKTYESEGVKTTAVCGVSFSVRKGEFVAIMGPSGSGKSTLMQILGFLDKPTEGKYLFEGENTEKFSEEKLSYIRNQKIGFVFQTFNLLPRTTVFENVELPLLYDHGETSRKKVQEKVENALKSVSMEHRIGYLSNQLSGGEKQRVAIARALVNNPDVIFADEPTGNLDSKSGTEVLKILQKLNKEGHTIILVTHETFTAQHAERIVYVRDGQIVADDLVKDRKIAEDGELLK; translated from the coding sequence ATGGAAAAGCCAATTATAGCTGTCGAAAATCTCTGCAAAACCTATGAAAGTGAGGGTGTGAAAACTACCGCGGTTTGCGGGGTTTCTTTCTCGGTGAGAAAAGGCGAGTTTGTCGCGATTATGGGACCGTCCGGAAGCGGGAAATCAACTTTGATGCAAATTCTGGGTTTTTTGGACAAGCCCACCGAAGGGAAATATCTTTTTGAAGGTGAGAATACGGAAAAGTTTTCCGAAGAAAAATTATCATATATTCGCAACCAGAAAATCGGCTTTGTTTTTCAGACTTTTAATCTTCTTCCCCGGACGACGGTTTTTGAAAATGTCGAGCTTCCGCTTCTCTATGATCACGGAGAGACAAGTCGGAAAAAAGTCCAGGAAAAAGTGGAAAATGCCTTAAAATCGGTTTCGATGGAACATCGCATCGGTTATCTCTCCAATCAGCTTTCTGGAGGAGAGAAACAAAGAGTAGCCATCGCGAGAGCTTTGGTAAATAATCCAGATGTGATTTTTGCCGATGAGCCGACTGGCAATCTTGATTCAAAATCAGGAACAGAAGTTTTAAAAATTCTCCAAAAGCTTAACAAAGAGGGGCATACGATTATTTTAGTGACCCATGAAACATTCACCGCTCAGCATGCAGAGAGAATTGTGTATGTAAGAGATGGACAAATTGTAGCCGATGATTTAGTCAAAGACAGAAAAATAGCGGAAGATGGAGAACTCCTAAAATAA
- the gyrB gene encoding DNA topoisomerase (ATP-hydrolyzing) subunit B, giving the protein MTKKEIEKSKSEYGAKSIQVLEGLEPVRKRPGMYIGGTSLEGLHHLVWEVVNNSIDEAMAGHCTEVKIKLLPGEIVEVIDNGRGIPVDMHPQTKKSALETVLTVLHAGGKFGGDGYKISGGLHGVGVSVVNALSVWTKAEVHREGKIWTQEYKRGKPLASVKAVGKTTRTGTTITFQPDPEIFPEIKFSWSKILDYIRQQAYLTKGVKITIDDLREVTGKDDEYKSKKYGFFFDGGIVSFVKFLNRGKNVKNELPVYIEKKIGDTYVEVSLQYTDGFKEHLFSFANNIYTVEGGMHVTGFNAALTRVLNDYAKKNNLLKEKDGSLTAEDVHEGLTAVISVKLRNPQFEGQTKSKLGNGEIRGIVSSITAEGLSEFLEKHPNNAKAMIEKCVLTAKARLAARAAKDAVLRKGALEGMTLPGKLADCTTRDKAKSELYIVEGDSAGGSAKQGRDRMFQAILPLRGKLVNVEKTSLDKVVKSDTLKPIIIALGAGIGESFDLTRLRYGKIIIMADADVDGSHIRTLLLTFFYRYFEKLVTEGHVYIACPPLYQLKKGKDVRYAYTDEQRDKIIEEMSKIQSTNSKLQTKNKAQTTKPESDDEEVIETDTNEGGEKIAGINIQRYKGLGEMNPQQLWETTMDPDSRRMLQVKIENAEEADRIFDILMGSDVEPRKRFIQTHAKSVKNLDV; this is encoded by the coding sequence ATGACTAAGAAAGAAATTGAAAAAAGCAAATCTGAATATGGAGCAAAATCTATTCAAGTTCTGGAGGGATTGGAGCCAGTCCGAAAGCGTCCGGGAATGTATATCGGAGGAACTTCGCTTGAAGGCCTTCACCATTTGGTTTGGGAAGTAGTGAACAATTCTATCGATGAAGCGATGGCGGGGCATTGTACGGAAGTTAAAATAAAGCTTCTTCCGGGAGAAATCGTTGAAGTGATTGATAATGGACGAGGAATCCCGGTCGATATGCATCCTCAGACTAAAAAATCCGCATTGGAAACAGTTCTCACCGTTCTTCATGCTGGAGGAAAATTTGGCGGAGACGGATACAAGATTTCCGGAGGACTCCACGGAGTCGGAGTTTCGGTGGTAAACGCGCTTTCAGTTTGGACCAAGGCGGAAGTTCATCGAGAAGGAAAGATTTGGACACAGGAGTATAAAAGAGGAAAACCTCTGGCTTCGGTTAAAGCAGTCGGCAAAACAACAAGAACCGGAACAACGATCACGTTTCAGCCTGATCCGGAAATATTTCCTGAGATAAAATTTAGCTGGAGCAAGATTTTGGATTATATTCGCCAGCAGGCGTATCTTACTAAGGGAGTTAAAATAACTATTGATGATCTTCGGGAAGTTACCGGAAAAGATGATGAATATAAATCAAAAAAATACGGATTTTTCTTTGATGGAGGAATTGTTTCTTTTGTAAAATTTTTGAATAGAGGAAAAAACGTTAAGAATGAGCTTCCGGTTTATATTGAAAAGAAAATCGGAGATACTTACGTCGAGGTTTCTTTACAGTATACCGATGGATTCAAAGAGCATCTTTTCTCTTTTGCCAATAATATTTACACAGTCGAAGGTGGAATGCATGTAACCGGGTTCAACGCAGCTCTTACTCGCGTGCTAAATGATTATGCGAAGAAAAATAATTTGCTCAAAGAAAAAGACGGAAGTTTGACGGCAGAAGATGTGCATGAAGGGCTTACGGCGGTAATCAGCGTTAAACTTCGCAATCCGCAATTCGAGGGACAGACGAAATCAAAATTGGGAAATGGAGAAATTCGCGGAATAGTTTCCAGTATTACGGCCGAGGGGCTTTCCGAGTTTTTGGAAAAACATCCCAATAATGCCAAGGCAATGATTGAAAAATGCGTGCTTACAGCTAAAGCTAGACTGGCGGCGCGGGCGGCCAAGGACGCAGTGCTTCGCAAAGGCGCTCTAGAAGGAATGACTCTTCCCGGAAAATTGGCGGATTGTACAACACGAGATAAGGCAAAGTCAGAGTTATACATCGTTGAGGGAGACTCTGCAGGCGGAAGCGCCAAGCAAGGAAGAGACCGGATGTTTCAGGCTATTCTTCCTCTTCGGGGAAAATTGGTTAATGTAGAAAAAACCAGTTTGGATAAAGTAGTGAAATCGGACACGTTAAAGCCGATAATAATTGCGTTGGGAGCGGGAATTGGAGAAAGTTTCGATTTAACGCGTCTTCGCTATGGAAAGATTATTATTATGGCCGATGCTGATGTAGATGGATCGCACATCCGAACCTTGCTCCTGACTTTCTTTTATCGCTATTTCGAAAAATTGGTGACTGAAGGCCATGTTTATATCGCTTGTCCCCCGCTCTATCAGCTTAAAAAAGGAAAAGATGTGCGCTATGCATATACTGATGAACAGCGGGACAAAATTATTGAGGAAATGTCTAAAATACAAAGCACAAATTCCAAATTGCAAACAAAAAACAAAGCACAAACTACAAAACCGGAATCTGATGATGAAGAAGTTATTGAAACTGACACCAATGAAGGCGGAGAGAAAATTGCGGGAATAAATATTCAGCGCTATAAAGGTCTTGGAGAAATGAATCCCCAACAGCTTTGGGAAACAACTATGGATCCGGATAGCAGGAGAATGCTTCAGGTGAAGATTGAAAACGCAGAAGAAGCCGATCGAATTTTTGATATTCTGATGGGATCGGACGTCGAACCGCGCAAACGCTTCATCCAGACTCATGCCAAGAGCGTGAAGAATTTGGATGTATAA
- the gatA gene encoding Asp-tRNA(Asn)/Glu-tRNA(Gln) amidotransferase subunit GatA → MIKELHEKLISGETTSTKLTEEYFGKIEKKDKDIQAYLTLTKDLALEQARAVDEKIKKGEAVDILAGLPCAIKDNMCIAGVRTTAASKILDNYIAPYDATAIRKLKEKKAVFLGKTNLDEFAMGSSTENSAYQITRNPNDLERVPGGSSGGSAAAVAGDEAVWALGSDTGGSIRQPASFCGIVGLKPTYGRVSRHGLLAMASSLDQIGPLAKTVEDAAIVLSRIIGEDGKDATVASEFGKKYEDYLTGDISKIKIGVPKEYMADGMDEKVKEKFQEAVDKFKKMGAEVREISLPHSKYSLAAYYLIMPSEVSSNLARFDGIKYGFRADDQKDSDFDGIARNLFETYLDTRKYGLGKEVKRRIFLGTYALSAGYYDAYYLKAQKVRALIKKDFEETLEEVDFIFSPTTPETAFKIGEKTEDPLRMYLSDVFTISANLSGVPAISFPIGKINEEDGKELPIGGQLMGKWFDEEGILNAAHAFEIN, encoded by the coding sequence ATGATTAAAGAACTCCATGAAAAATTAATCAGCGGCGAAACAACTTCAACAAAACTTACTGAAGAATATTTTGGCAAGATAGAAAAAAAAGATAAAGATATTCAAGCTTATCTTACTTTGACTAAAGATTTGGCGCTGGAACAGGCGAGGGCGGTTGATGAAAAAATAAAAAAAGGAGAAGCAGTGGATATTTTAGCAGGGTTGCCTTGCGCGATAAAAGATAATATGTGTATCGCGGGAGTGAGAACTACTGCCGCTTCGAAAATTCTGGATAACTATATTGCTCCGTACGATGCTACTGCAATCAGAAAATTAAAAGAAAAGAAAGCTGTATTTCTGGGAAAAACCAATTTGGATGAATTTGCGATGGGTTCTTCCACGGAAAACAGCGCTTATCAAATAACAAGAAATCCCAATGATTTAGAAAGGGTTCCCGGAGGTTCTTCCGGCGGAAGCGCTGCGGCTGTAGCAGGAGACGAAGCGGTTTGGGCGCTTGGATCCGATACAGGAGGATCGATTCGTCAGCCAGCCTCATTTTGCGGAATTGTGGGATTGAAGCCGACTTATGGAAGAGTTTCGCGTCACGGTCTTTTAGCGATGGCATCTAGCTTAGATCAAATCGGTCCACTGGCAAAAACAGTGGAGGATGCGGCGATTGTGCTTTCCAGAATAATCGGCGAAGATGGAAAAGATGCAACAGTGGCAAGCGAATTCGGAAAAAAATACGAAGATTATCTAACCGGAGATATTTCCAAAATTAAAATTGGTGTGCCGAAAGAATATATGGCAGATGGAATGGATGAAAAAGTTAAAGAGAAATTTCAAGAAGCGGTTGATAAATTCAAAAAAATGGGAGCAGAAGTTAGAGAAATAAGCTTGCCGCACAGCAAATATTCGTTGGCCGCTTATTATCTTATTATGCCTTCCGAAGTAAGTTCCAACTTGGCGCGATTTGACGGAATAAAATACGGTTTTCGAGCTGACGATCAAAAAGATTCCGATTTCGATGGAATAGCCAGAAATTTATTTGAAACCTATCTGGATACCAGAAAATATGGGCTTGGAAAGGAAGTGAAAAGAAGAATATTTCTAGGAACCTATGCGCTTTCTGCCGGATATTATGATGCCTATTATCTCAAAGCTCAGAAAGTTAGAGCACTTATCAAAAAAGATTTTGAAGAAACCCTTGAGGAAGTCGATTTTATTTTTTCTCCGACTACTCCGGAAACGGCTTTTAAAATTGGAGAAAAAACAGAAGATCCTCTTAGAATGTATCTCTCTGATGTTTTTACTATTTCAGCCAATCTTTCCGGAGTTCCTGCTATTTCTTTTCCGATTGGCAAGATTAACGAAGAAGATGGCAAAGAACTTCCGATCGGAGGACAGCTTATGGGAAAATGGTTTGACGAAGAGGGAATTTTGAACGCGGCGCATGCATTTGAAATAAATTAA
- a CDS encoding ABC transporter permease has translation MLGIIIGVGSVILIMAIGQSAQELILDQVKGIGTNLIGVIPGASSDDNSPPPAAMGVSITTFTYDDLEALRNTRNVPEVEAGAGYVIGSETVSYGGLDKALSFTGTTASYINVETAEVENGRFFTKEEEANLSKVAVVGSKMALDFFGNDNPVGKTIKVKEQNFNVIGVFKERGSSSFGLAGQDDSVFVPLKTGQKILLGINYLSYARLKIKNPDLIPSAIANAKTTLRERHNIKDPSKDDFSVRDQASALETITNITNILRYFLLAIGTVSLIVGGVGIMNVMLIAVNQRVREVGLRKAVGARNSEITSQFLIESATISSLGGIIGIILGIFLAFIASVIIQALNYHWPFIISTPSILVAFGVSVLIGILFGIYPARKASKISPMEALRYE, from the coding sequence ATGCTTGGGATTATAATCGGAGTTGGTTCTGTGATTTTGATTATGGCTATCGGGCAATCGGCGCAAGAATTAATTTTGGATCAGGTAAAGGGGATTGGAACAAATTTAATCGGAGTTATTCCTGGAGCTTCTTCAGATGACAACAGTCCTCCTCCGGCAGCTATGGGAGTTTCTATTACTACTTTTACTTATGACGATCTGGAAGCGCTTCGAAATACCAGAAATGTTCCAGAGGTGGAAGCTGGAGCCGGCTATGTTATCGGATCCGAAACAGTTTCTTATGGGGGTTTGGATAAAGCGCTTTCTTTTACGGGAACTACAGCAAGCTATATCAACGTAGAAACAGCTGAAGTGGAAAATGGAAGATTTTTCACCAAAGAAGAAGAGGCTAACTTATCAAAAGTGGCGGTTGTAGGAAGCAAGATGGCTTTGGATTTTTTTGGAAACGATAATCCGGTTGGAAAGACGATTAAAGTAAAAGAGCAAAACTTTAACGTTATAGGAGTATTCAAAGAGCGCGGTTCTAGCTCTTTCGGTCTTGCTGGACAGGATGATTCTGTTTTTGTTCCCCTGAAGACAGGACAAAAAATACTTTTGGGAATAAATTATCTTTCTTATGCCAGGCTTAAAATAAAAAATCCCGATCTTATTCCTTCGGCGATAGCTAATGCGAAAACGACCTTGAGAGAAAGGCATAACATTAAAGATCCGTCCAAAGATGATTTTTCTGTTCGCGATCAGGCTTCAGCCTTGGAGACGATCACTAACATTACCAACATCCTTCGTTATTTTCTTCTAGCGATCGGAACAGTTTCTCTGATTGTTGGAGGAGTGGGGATTATGAATGTAATGCTTATTGCTGTCAATCAAAGAGTAAGGGAGGTCGGACTTCGTAAAGCAGTCGGAGCAAGAAACTCCGAAATTACTTCTCAATTTCTCATTGAATCGGCGACAATTTCTTCGCTAGGCGGAATAATCGGCATAATTTTGGGAATATTTTTGGCTTTTATTGCTTCGGTCATTATCCAGGCTCTAAATTATCATTGGCCATTTATTATTTCTACCCCTTCTATTCTCGTGGCTTTTGGAGTTTCGGTTCTTATCGGAATTTTGTTCGGAATCTATCCTGCCCGCAAAGCTTCAAAAATAAGTCCGATGGAAGCACTGAGATACGAATAA
- a CDS encoding Panacea domain-containing protein has translation MSLKTEKYKQVILYLCSKLGKEIRGKKKLAKLLYFVDFDFFEKNQKYFTGDKYKSLPMGPVPVSLNMITKEMEKEKMIQIKSVNERNGYNPTEVYTCLKEPETSIFSDEEKEILSRVIKKYGHLNGKQLEDLTHAEAPYSGTKPGDEIFYELAFYRGTDFKSND, from the coding sequence ATGTCCCTAAAGACTGAAAAATATAAACAAGTCATTCTTTATCTTTGCTCTAAGTTGGGCAAGGAAATAAGAGGAAAGAAAAAACTGGCGAAATTGCTTTATTTCGTTGATTTTGATTTTTTTGAGAAAAATCAAAAATATTTTACGGGAGACAAATATAAATCTTTACCGATGGGACCAGTACCAGTTTCTTTAAATATGATAACAAAAGAAATGGAGAAAGAAAAAATGATACAGATAAAATCTGTAAATGAGCGAAATGGATACAATCCAACGGAAGTCTATACTTGCCTAAAAGAACCCGAAACTTCTATTTTTTCCGACGAAGAGAAGGAAATACTAAGTCGAGTTATTAAAAAGTACGGTCATCTGAATGGAAAGCAACTTGAAGACCTGACTCACGCGGAAGCTCCATATTCCGGAACAAAACCAGGAGACGAAATATTTTATGAGTTAGCTTTCTATCGCGGTACGGATTTTAAAAGCAATGATTGA
- a CDS encoding transposase: MEKPQFVEDQIYHIYNRGVEKRKVFLNKKDYFRFIHDMFEFNDGNPVINNFNYLNCIKNKKTIEVQPRCNKPRELLVEILAFVLMPNHFHFLLKQKQENGITKFMQKMGTGYTMYFNKKNERVGSLFQGRFKAVLIEKESHFIYLPSYIHLNSLDLIDYRGSTSIELEEKLEFLENYRWSSYPDYVGHKNFPSITSRDQYLGFFGGQDGYKNEIKRLLKEDKKRISEEIKELTLE; the protein is encoded by the coding sequence ATGGAAAAACCACAATTTGTAGAAGATCAAATTTATCACATATACAACCGTGGCGTTGAAAAAAGAAAAGTATTTCTTAATAAAAAAGACTACTTTAGATTTATTCATGATATGTTTGAATTTAATGATGGAAATCCGGTGATAAATAATTTTAACTACCTAAATTGCATTAAAAATAAAAAAACTATCGAGGTTCAACCTCGATGTAACAAGCCAAGAGAATTGTTGGTTGAGATATTAGCTTTCGTTCTTATGCCCAATCACTTCCATTTTTTGTTAAAACAAAAACAAGAAAACGGCATAACAAAATTTATGCAAAAAATGGGAACCGGTTACACGATGTATTTCAATAAAAAGAATGAGAGAGTAGGATCTTTGTTTCAAGGAAGATTTAAAGCTGTTTTAATTGAAAAAGAGTCTCATTTCATATATCTCCCCTCTTATATTCACTTAAACTCATTGGATTTAATTGACTATCGAGGTTCAACCTCGATAGAACTAGAAGAAAAGTTGGAATTTTTGGAAAATTACAGGTGGAGCAGTTATCCGGATTATGTTGGACATAAAAACTTTCCGTCGATAACATCAAGAGATCAATATCTTGGATTTTTTGGCGGGCAAGATGGATACAAAAACGAAATCAAGAGACTTCTGAAAGAAGACAAGAAAAGAATATCCGAAGAAATAAAAGAATTGACCTTAGAATAA